One region of Ahniella affigens genomic DNA includes:
- a CDS encoding DUF1800 domain-containing protein, producing MDINIGTLQFSEAKQLDASLPLPGDLLHLLNRTTFGPTEADVVIASQLGFDGWLNQQLNFAELDDSAVENVIRTALPTTTWTNLQLIEDARLDGRGAVAVAELRAAAYIRQIFSPRQLYEIMVEFWTNHFNIEQVDGPLRQFKTVDDREVVRKHAMGRFVDLLKSSARSPAMLYYLDNYANVATGPNENYARELMELHTLGVDGGYTEDDVKAVARILTGWSFNTSTTGGADIRFLFRSLAHDFTAKVALGQDYPAGVGESEGDLLLERLAAHPSTAQFISRKLARRFVSDNPPQTLVDAMAASFLSSQGHIPTVLSVMFRSAEFRASADNKMKRPAEYVNAVIRVLGARLGNQFYRVVTEVLSELNQIPFNWPAPNGYPDVQGYWTNTSSVLTRWNFAIATVEGQFGAAIEVSMSRLLPVSVQTPAQIVDALTTRLLRRSLAPADREQLINLVAGSAPVDRPVKSSVRMAAIIEVSALLLASPYFQYR from the coding sequence ATGGACATCAATATTGGGACGCTTCAGTTTTCCGAGGCCAAGCAGCTGGACGCCAGTCTGCCGTTGCCGGGCGACCTATTGCATCTGCTGAATCGAACGACCTTTGGTCCCACCGAGGCCGATGTGGTTATTGCGAGCCAGCTCGGATTTGACGGCTGGCTGAACCAGCAGCTCAATTTCGCCGAGCTGGACGATTCGGCGGTCGAGAACGTGATCCGCACCGCGTTGCCCACCACGACCTGGACCAACCTGCAGTTGATCGAGGATGCTCGCCTCGACGGCCGCGGAGCCGTCGCGGTAGCCGAGCTTCGGGCCGCTGCCTACATCCGGCAGATTTTCAGCCCCCGCCAGCTCTACGAAATCATGGTCGAGTTCTGGACCAATCATTTCAACATCGAGCAGGTTGACGGGCCGCTGCGCCAGTTCAAGACCGTAGATGACCGCGAAGTCGTCCGCAAGCATGCGATGGGCCGCTTTGTCGATCTGTTGAAGTCCAGCGCGCGCAGCCCGGCAATGTTGTACTACCTGGACAACTACGCGAATGTTGCCACCGGCCCGAACGAAAACTACGCGCGCGAGCTGATGGAGTTGCATACGCTCGGGGTCGATGGGGGTTACACCGAGGACGATGTCAAAGCGGTCGCACGCATTCTGACCGGCTGGAGTTTCAACACGTCGACCACGGGCGGCGCGGACATCCGCTTCCTGTTCCGCTCACTCGCGCATGACTTCACTGCAAAGGTAGCGCTGGGCCAGGACTACCCGGCTGGCGTTGGCGAGTCCGAAGGCGATCTGCTGCTGGAGCGCCTGGCCGCACATCCGAGTACGGCGCAGTTCATCAGCCGCAAGCTCGCCCGCCGATTCGTCTCCGACAATCCCCCACAGACGCTGGTCGATGCCATGGCGGCGTCGTTCTTGTCCAGTCAGGGCCACATCCCGACCGTGCTGTCGGTGATGTTCCGGTCTGCCGAGTTCCGCGCATCGGCGGACAACAAAATGAAAAGACCGGCGGAGTATGTCAACGCGGTGATCCGCGTGTTGGGCGCGCGCCTCGGCAATCAGTTTTATCGCGTGGTTACCGAAGTGCTTTCGGAGCTGAATCAGATCCCGTTCAACTGGCCGGCTCCGAATGGATACCCCGATGTTCAGGGCTATTGGACCAACACGAGCTCCGTGCTGACGCGCTGGAACTTTGCGATTGCAACCGTCGAAGGGCAGTTCGGCGCGGCAATTGAGGTATCGATGTCGCGTCTGCTTCCGGTGTCAGTCCAAACCCCAGCGCAGATTGTCGATGCGCTGACGACGCGCCTGCTACGACGTAGCTTGGCGCCGGCCGATCGGGAGCAACTGATCAACCTGGTTGCCGGCAGTGCGCCCGTGGATCGGCCCGTCAAGAGCAGTGTGCGAATGGCTGCCATCATCGAAGTCAGCGCGTTGTTGCTGGCGTCGCCTTATTTCCAGTATCGCTGA
- a CDS encoding agmatine deiminase family protein produces the protein MTSASTARFPAEWEAQDAVLIAWPHADTDWRDNLADVESTYVALVLAITRFQRCVIVVADAPLRQQVETRLAGAGVDASRIKLVEAEYDDTWLRDSGPITLVTGSGFVLNDFRFTGWGGKFGASRDDLLITRLIEQGVFRQAHHRRIDFALEGGAIETDGHGSLLTTFICLHQRHPHLSREQLVATLSEALAVDRVMMLEHGELQGDDTDAHIDTLARLTDAETIVYQGCADATDPHYASLADMASEIAALKMRDGKPYRTFALPWAHAIHDAGGRRLAASYANFLMINGAVLLPVYGDPADAEAVRVLQQACPDREIVPVPARPLIEQNGSLHCITMQLPRGVLNES, from the coding sequence ATGACGTCAGCTTCGACTGCGCGGTTCCCTGCGGAGTGGGAAGCTCAGGACGCCGTGCTGATTGCCTGGCCGCATGCCGATACGGACTGGCGTGACAACCTGGCCGATGTCGAGTCGACTTATGTCGCACTCGTGCTGGCCATCACGCGGTTTCAGCGCTGCGTGATCGTGGTCGCCGACGCGCCATTGCGACAGCAGGTGGAGACACGCTTGGCGGGAGCCGGCGTCGATGCCAGCCGCATCAAGCTGGTCGAAGCCGAGTACGACGACACCTGGCTCCGCGATTCCGGCCCAATCACGTTGGTCACGGGCAGCGGCTTTGTCCTCAACGATTTCCGCTTCACGGGCTGGGGTGGCAAGTTTGGCGCGAGCCGCGATGACTTGCTGATTACCCGCCTGATTGAGCAAGGCGTGTTCCGGCAGGCGCACCACCGTCGCATCGACTTTGCGCTGGAAGGCGGCGCCATCGAGACGGATGGCCACGGCAGTTTGCTGACCACGTTCATCTGCCTGCACCAACGCCACCCGCACCTGAGTCGCGAGCAATTGGTAGCGACGCTGTCGGAGGCGCTGGCAGTTGACCGCGTCATGATGCTCGAACACGGCGAATTGCAGGGCGACGACACCGATGCGCACATCGACACGCTCGCCCGCCTGACCGATGCGGAGACGATTGTCTATCAAGGCTGCGCCGACGCGACCGACCCGCACTATGCATCGCTCGCCGATATGGCCAGCGAGATTGCTGCGCTGAAAATGCGCGACGGCAAGCCGTATCGGACATTCGCGCTGCCTTGGGCGCACGCCATCCACGATGCCGGCGGACGGCGGCTCGCGGCGTCTTATGCCAATTTTCTGATGATCAACGGGGCCGTACTGTTGCCGGTGTATGGCGATCCTGCGGACGCCGAAGCCGTGCGCGTGCTGCAACAGGCTTGCCCGGACCGCGAGATCGTGCCGGTGCCGGCGCGCCCTCTGATCGAACAAAATGGCAGCTTGCATTGCATCACCATGCAGCTGCCGCGAGGAGTGTTGAATGAGTCGTAA
- a CDS encoding carbon-nitrogen hydrolase, which produces MSRKLTVGLVQERDQGSVEANLQRIESHVREAKQSGVDLVLLQELHNGAYFCQHEAVHEFDRAEPIPGPSTERLSALAKAQGVVLVSSLFERRAAGLYHNTAVVFDRDGTMAGKYRKMHIPDDPGFLEKFYFTPGDLGFQPIETSVGRLGVLVCWDQWYPEAARLMALAGADLLLYPTAIGWDPTDEQAEKDRQRQAWVLSQRGHAVANGLPVLSCNRVGFEPSPTGSSGIQFWGTSFVAGPQGEFLAEAGTDEPTLLITEVDLGRSEAVRRIWPFLRDRRIDAYQDLLKRYRD; this is translated from the coding sequence ATGAGTCGTAAGTTGACGGTCGGCCTGGTTCAGGAGCGTGATCAAGGGAGCGTGGAGGCCAATCTCCAGCGCATTGAGTCGCACGTTCGCGAAGCCAAGCAATCAGGCGTCGATCTGGTGCTGCTGCAGGAACTGCACAACGGTGCTTACTTCTGCCAGCACGAAGCGGTGCACGAGTTTGACCGCGCCGAGCCGATCCCAGGCCCGAGTACCGAGCGCTTGTCGGCACTGGCCAAGGCGCAGGGCGTGGTGTTGGTGTCGTCACTGTTTGAGCGGCGCGCGGCTGGGCTCTATCACAATACGGCCGTGGTCTTCGATCGCGACGGCACGATGGCGGGCAAGTATCGCAAGATGCATATCCCGGACGACCCGGGCTTTCTGGAGAAGTTCTATTTCACCCCGGGCGATCTTGGCTTTCAGCCGATCGAGACCTCCGTAGGTCGGCTTGGCGTTCTGGTGTGCTGGGATCAGTGGTATCCGGAAGCGGCGCGTCTGATGGCGCTCGCCGGCGCCGACCTCTTGTTGTACCCGACCGCGATTGGCTGGGATCCAACCGACGAGCAGGCCGAAAAAGACCGTCAGCGTCAAGCCTGGGTGCTGTCGCAGCGCGGGCACGCCGTCGCGAACGGGTTGCCGGTGTTGTCCTGTAACCGTGTCGGCTTTGAGCCGAGCCCGACTGGCAGCAGTGGCATTCAGTTCTGGGGCACCAGCTTTGTGGCGGGTCCACAGGGCGAGTTCCTGGCCGAGGCCGGTACCGACGAGCCAACGCTCTTGATCACCGAGGTGGATTTGGGCCGTTCCGAAGCCGTACGCCGGATTTGGCCGTTCCTCCGCGATCGCCGGATCGATGCGTATCAGGATTTGCTGAAACGCTATCGCGACTGA
- a CDS encoding TraB/GumN family protein, with product MTTESSAPDAIVPETDPLQGQPIRRVQRDGTEFVLLGTAHVSKRSAEAVSALLAQESFDAVAVELCPHRADALKNPDAIASMDLLRVLREGKAGVIAAGLALGAFQRRLADQYGIEPGAEMRRALDEAKHRNLPVWLIDRDVGLTLRRARAALGFWARAEMASGLVASLISTDEISEEDVEKLKEGDMLQSTFAEFAKQSAPLYRAMIEERDHYMAARLREEAAKSSAAPAKVLVVIGAGHLAGTETELQEAKAAPAEIIAPVTAEPKPGWIAKWIGIALTVLVVVGFGFAFMRSADLGWDLLLQWVLILGTGGAIGAALALAHPLSIVIAFLVSPLTPFHPALSSGMFSGAFELWLHKPTVADFQRLRDDVRELKGWWRNRVSRVFVAFFLTNLGTAIAFYVATARLGTAFLPD from the coding sequence TTGACCACTGAAAGCTCTGCTCCCGACGCAATCGTGCCCGAAACCGATCCACTGCAGGGTCAGCCCATTCGGCGCGTCCAGCGCGACGGCACCGAGTTCGTGCTGCTCGGCACGGCCCACGTGTCGAAACGAAGCGCCGAAGCCGTCAGCGCACTCCTCGCACAGGAATCGTTTGACGCCGTGGCGGTCGAGCTCTGTCCGCATCGGGCCGATGCGCTCAAAAATCCAGATGCAATCGCGAGCATGGACTTGCTGCGGGTGCTGCGCGAAGGCAAAGCGGGCGTGATCGCTGCGGGTCTGGCGCTCGGCGCGTTCCAACGTCGCCTGGCCGATCAGTACGGCATCGAGCCCGGTGCCGAGATGCGGCGTGCGCTCGATGAAGCCAAACACCGCAATTTGCCGGTCTGGCTGATTGACCGCGATGTTGGGTTGACGCTCCGCCGGGCACGGGCCGCGCTCGGCTTCTGGGCGCGCGCCGAAATGGCCTCCGGCTTGGTCGCGAGCCTGATCTCGACCGACGAAATCAGCGAGGAAGACGTCGAAAAGCTCAAAGAAGGCGACATGCTGCAGTCCACGTTCGCCGAGTTCGCGAAACAATCGGCGCCGCTTTATCGCGCAATGATCGAAGAGCGCGATCACTACATGGCAGCGCGTTTGCGAGAGGAAGCGGCCAAGTCGAGCGCGGCGCCAGCCAAAGTGCTGGTGGTCATTGGCGCCGGCCATCTGGCAGGCACCGAGACCGAATTGCAGGAGGCGAAGGCCGCGCCTGCCGAGATCATTGCGCCCGTCACGGCCGAACCCAAGCCCGGCTGGATCGCCAAGTGGATCGGCATCGCCTTGACCGTGCTCGTCGTCGTGGGCTTCGGTTTTGCATTCATGCGTAGCGCGGATTTGGGTTGGGACTTGTTGCTGCAATGGGTACTGATTCTCGGCACGGGCGGTGCGATCGGCGCCGCGCTGGCCCTCGCGCATCCGCTCAGCATTGTGATTGCGTTCCTTGTATCGCCGCTGACACCGTTTCATCCGGCACTCAGCTCCGGCATGTTTTCCGGCGCATTCGAACTCTGGCTGCACAAGCCGACTGTCGCCGATTTCCAGCGCCTGCGCGATGATGTGCGCGAGCTCAAGGGCTGGTGGCGCAATCGCGTCTCACGCGTGTTCGTCGCATTCTTTCTCACCAACCTCGGCACCGCGATTGCGTTCTACGTTGCGACGGCGCGATTGGGCACCGCGTTTCTGCCGGACTGA